The following proteins are encoded in a genomic region of Brachypodium distachyon strain Bd21 chromosome 1, Brachypodium_distachyon_v3.0, whole genome shotgun sequence:
- the LOC100820882 gene encoding auxin-induced protein 15A: MEEQGRASNKIRDIVRLQQLLKKWKRLAVAPGGGGKGRSGGGGGVPKGSFAVYVGEEMRRFVIPTEYLGHWAFEELLREAEEEFGFRHQGALRIPCDVDSFEGILRLVAAGKKDAAAAAMCDCSCSSETEILCR, encoded by the coding sequence ATGGAGGAGCAGGGCAGGGCGAGCAACAAGATCAGGGACATCgtgcggctgcagcagctgctcaAGAAGTGGAAGAGGCTGGCGGTGGCGCCCGGTGGAGGGGGCAAGGGCagaagcggcggaggcggcggcgtgcccAAGGGGTCCTTCGCGGTGTACGTGGGCGAGGAGATGCGGCGGTTCGTGATCCCCACCGAGTACCTGGGCCACTGGGCGTTCGAGGAGCTGCtccgggaggcggaggaggagttcgGGTTCCGGCACCAGGGCGCGCTCCGGATCCCCTGCGACGTCGACTCCTTCGAGGGCATCCTcaggctcgtcgccgccgggaagaaggacgccgccgccgccgccatgtgcgactgctcctgctcctccgagACGGAGATCTtgtgcagatga
- the LOC100846688 gene encoding uncharacterized protein LOC100846688, translated as MAPGRCDDREETEEKKSREMISGQVPVAIDDIEYYGWEVDSKIKCFHGLLPVRKVAFDGENTGRRFIGCSCEDETSCDLLVWYDPEWPGPLKRALQQLWTMLSTQEHKIHAELDSLFRTLESGRGRQHGTAVRKTRHVDRKTILDGLRD; from the exons ATGGCGCCTGGCAGGTGCGACGACAGAGAGGAGACCGAG GAGAAGAAGAGTAGAGAAATGATATCAGGGCAGGTTCCGGTTGCCATCGATGACATTGAGTACTATGGCTGGGAGGTTGATAGCAAGATTAAGTGTTTCCATGGTCTGCTGCCGGTTAGGAAAGTGGCATTTGATGGAGAGAACACAGGCAGACGATTCATTGGTTGCAGCTGTGAG GATGAGACATCCTGTGATTTGCTAGTGTGGTATGATCCTGAATGGCCTGGACCATTAAAGAGAGCTCTACAACAGTTGTGGACCATGCTTTCAACACAGGAACACAAGATTCATGCTGAGCTTGATAGCCTTTTCAGAACTTTGGAGAGTGGACGTGGACGCCAGCATGGCACGGCAGTAAGAAAAACCAGACACGTGGATAGGAAAACCATTTTGGATGGACTGAGAGACTAG
- the LOC100823937 gene encoding auxin-responsive protein SAUR19 has translation MMVMGYFRAPKKRGSRKKNVNSEEAGALREALLEQPAGVGGEGDGGVPKGYFAVYVGEEEEEAMEPRRFVVPTGYLREPAFRELMERAADEFGFAQAAGLRVPCALDDFEDLLRRLRCKNNGKKKPIS, from the coding sequence atgatggtGATGGGCTACTTCCGGGCTCCCAAGAAACGCGGGAGCAGGAAGAAGAATGTTAACAGCGAGGAGGCAGGGGCGCTCCGGGAGGCGCTGCTGGAGCAGCCGGCCGgtgtcggcggcgagggggacGGCGGCGTGCCGAAGGGGTACTTCGCGGTGTacgtcggggaagaagaggaggaagccaTGGAGCCGCGGCGGTTCGTGGTGCCGACGGGGTACCTGAGGGAGCCGGCGTTCCGGGAGCTGATGgagcgcgccgccgacgagtTCGGGTTCGCGCAGGCCGCGGGGCTCCGCGTGCCCTGCGCCCTGGACGACTTCGAggacctcctccgccgcctccgctgcaAGAACAACGGCAAGAAGAAGCCCATTAGCTAG